A window of Zalophus californianus isolate mZalCal1 chromosome 12, mZalCal1.pri.v2, whole genome shotgun sequence genomic DNA:
ACTGCCTCTCTGGTACAAACCACAGCACCCTCGGGAAGCCTGTAAGCACTTTTCCTTCTGGGGCCAGAGAAACCTATTAGGGCAGGTAAGACAAGTGAGGAGTCTGGAAGGAAGGACGTGACCAGAGAGACCAGCAGAAAGCCTtgaggcaggggaggaagagCCCGCAGAGGGTGACGGGCCCTGAGCCCCAGGCAGCAGCACTGGGCTCTGGCCTAGCTTCCGGGGATCTGGGTCTTTTCAGGATACAATTTCCTGGTGTTAAAATTTAAGTAATAGGACACTGCCTCATCTAAAAAATGATGCATAACACCACACAGCTTCCCTCCAAATCACTGTTTACTAAAAAATACTAAGTTCCTATGGTTATATGCAccaaaaagcacacacacaaaaaccccacAGTATGTTTTTTCAGacaccctaaaaaaaaaatgactattataaatatgcttttCCAAACTATACACCTGCCTTCCCACAGAGCGTATGCATCCCCTGGAAAGACCTTTCCCGAGGAGAATTCCCACACTGGCCGACTTCCCCTTCCCAGTCACAGGTGACCCCGTCAGACGGGAGAAGACCTAAGGGGACAAGCCCAGCTACAGTTTAGAAACAGCGCAAGATTTCTACTACCAGTGCCTTGGGCTCCCCATGAGAATCACAATCATGCAAATTATTATACATAATTTACCAGAACTTTATCATAGATTTTATCTCGAACAGTTATGGCAACATTTTCTAAGTCCTCTTCAGTGATATCCTCCACTGGCCGAAAAGAAGATATTCGGTGACGCCGTCTATACCCCTGGCATTTCCCCTGCAAAATGAGCCAAAGCGAAACCTGGTATAAGCTGTTTTGAAtggttaaaacacacacataaaaatttcacactctcagggacgcctgggtggctcaggcagttaagcgtctgccttcggctcaggtcacgatcctgggatcgagccccgcatcgggctccctgcgccatggggagtctgcttctccctctccctgctcatgctctctcaaatacaatcttaaaaaaaaaatcatttctctcaGAGCTCTAACACCAGTAATGTTAACTATGTCCCTCTCTTCAATCTCCCTGGAACCCATCATTTATGGAGCTCCTGCCAGACACGGCGTCGGCGGCCTCCGTGGCAAGGTGATACAACAGTAAATGAGCAGCCCAGGTTCTCCCCGACCAGTACGTAGTAAGCAGCTGTAAACTCTGTGAGGACAGGGAAGTGAACCACAATGAACAGCCACACCTGCAAATGGAAAGGACCCAGTTTCTCACTCCAGACTTGGAAAGCACTTAAAATGCCCCATTCCTAAAACTGAAAGGCATGGAGAAATCACTGCCCTTTCCCACAAGCAAAACCACAAGGCAGCCTGGCGACACTGACGGGCCTTTACCACCTCCCCTGCAGATTAGGCTGAGGCTCCTAACCCTGAGCAGCTCTTCTGCTCGGCTGAGGTAAAGGGCTCACTCCAGCCTTCAGCTTAGGTGGGGGGGCTTCTTCTCTGAGTGTGGTCCCGGGAACACCAGCACCACCCGGGGAACTTGGCAGAAATGCCAATGCTCAGCTGCTGCACACCTACTGGGTCAGAGCCTCAGCACTGGCTCAGACCAAGAATCATCTGgttattgtggtcagaaaataccCCACTAATTGTCTTCCTTCTCCTGAAACCGTAAAACTCTTCGGCAAATTTGGCAGCTGAGACGGTGAAGTTCTCCAGGGCAAACTTCTCGGGAGGCCGTGCGCTCCGGGTCGGGTTCGTGCGCCGGGTGATCTGTCCCTCTGAGAAAGCCCGCCTTGCTGTTCTCTTCTTCTGAAAACAAGAGCACAGACGCATGCGACCAGGTGCTTCCTTggacaaaggccctgtggcaacAGACTCTATCCATCGGTACTGGAATCAGTAATTATAAAGGAGTCCTACTTACAGAAGCGGAGTTCGGGGTTCGTACTGGGAAGAAATCGGGCATAGAGTTCAGTTCTGCCAGTAACTGAGCGAGCTGGGGTTCAGAACAGAAGAAAGGACCTCACATCAGTACTGCCACGCCTCGTTCATCTAACACCTTATCCCCAAGTCCTCAGTTTTGCCAACATGAGAAACTGACTCAAGTAGCTCAGGTACGATTCTCAAGAACTGCTATATTTTTAGCCTCAAAGGTAAAGATTTTTATCTCCAGAGGTGAGATGCTGGGATCGTCATTCATAGGAATAAAGTCTATGCCCATTCTCTATATATAAAGACCATCATATCATATACGATGGACGGGTCCCTGGAATGACGGGGCCACTGATGAGAAGTGTGACCCTGGAACAGATCATCATGCACACCTAAGTCAGGTTTCATCAGGTTCAAAACGAAAGGCTCAACTAGATTGTTCGGACAGTTATTTAGAGCTCCAAAAAAACTCTAAGTTGATTTCTCattaataatttatgaaaatattcccaaataaacACCTAAGAATACCAAATGACAGGCATTAATATTCCAGTCAGTTcggatttttaattttagatttatacaAATGTGTAGGTGTCACTAAAAAATCGAACATAGTTATTTTAATGAGATGCAGATAGAGTGCTAAAAATTTCCCTTAGCTAATGAGCATAAATATGTCTTAGGATAAGTTTCACTCAAAAgtaggctttttattttcttactagaCATCTAAGACTGCATATACAGTacattatgctttttaaaaagaaaatattaaaaatacaccaaaatgctAAAAGTGGTTGAATGGtagaattcttttaattctgtaTATACAAAATTATGAAGCAAACAAGCTACTGACCGAATATAGAAAAACCAAATACACATAAAAACTTCCCCGTGTGCCATCATTCATTCCAGCGAAGATGTGTTCACGCGATTCAAAACTGTTCAGTTGAATACCTAGGCCTCCTGCATTCCCTCACCTGAGGTCTTCAAGCCCCAGTGGGTCATCAAAGAAGGGTTTCTCGTTGCAAGCTGCCTGACTATCCTGCACACTGCAAACCTTACGTGGGCTCCTCGACACTGTCCACACTCCGCTCCTTTCTGCTGGGAACCAGCTAGCTGTTCAGCCCTCCCCTCTCCAATACCACTTCCTATTTAGAACTCTGTAATGGACAGTAAGCAGCAGGAGGTCATCGTACCAGGAAGTAGAGCTAAAACGGTCCAGGGGAGTCGCTTTCTGTTCCCAAACCAGAGCTGATCAGGTAATAACTGGCTGGGGTTCGGGAACAGAGGAAGGACGCCCAACACCCAGATCACGTATCCTGACAGAAGCCAGAGCAGCAGTTCTAAGGGCAGTCCCTGGAGCCTCGGCGCCCGGTGCCAGCTCCCGGCCCGCCTGCCGCAGGGCCTTACCATGGCTTTGTTCTCCTTGATGTTCATGGTCCTCTTCAGCAGTGCATCCGAGCCCTCCTGGCCCTCATCCCTGGAGTCGTCCTCAGACTCCGAGACCgaatcttccctttccttcccctgtctgcagcttctctttcttccaagaATTGCTTTTTTACTGTCCTGTAAGCGTGTGCTAGAAAACAGTGGCTCCGAAGAACTGTCATCTGATTTTTTTGCCAGTTTCTTGGTGGGGAACTGAAAGGCTACTCGAAGACCAATACTGCTCCTCCTAGGCCTGCTTCTTCTAGGTGTGGCCTTTCCTCcttcatcctcctcttcctcactcaCTGAAGACGCCTCACCAGCATCACTCAAATCTGACTCCACAAGCtaaacaaaaggagagaaaagagaccaCGTTTCCCAACAGACCTCCCCAAACACATTATCTAAAAGCACTCTGACATTAttgcagagagaaaaatgagaagaaagcttCCCCTTCCTACTGCGAGCTCCCGCTGAACTCTTCAGTTAAGTGCTCTGTTGAGGCATCTGGTGGAAGAGCAGGCATTCTACTGCTGCCCTCTGGCCCGGCCCCGGCAGACTTCTGCCTTCACTGCATGGGCTGCAAGCGGGACACTGACAAAGGAGGGCTCCCCCACTGTGGAACAGCCAAGTATTATGAGGACTGGCCAAAGAAAAGGGTGGGCATGGCGTTAAGGGTCGTCTTCAGGTAACAACAGAGTGCTAAGGGGAAGAAGAATACTATTCTGTGCTGAAGAGAGGGAACAGCACTCGGGTAGAAGGGACAGGAGAGCTGCAAGCAGATGACCAGCCAGCGGGGTCAGCAGGGGAGCCTTATCCCCAGCACAGGATGGGTCTTCACTCCCAGGAACGTCCCCTCCCTTTTCTGCAACCTGTAGAGCCACAGGGTGAAATCAAGGCAGAGAGCCCTTGGGGTGTTGCGAAGCATCCATTCTGTCAGCTCAAGAAACTCTTGCCCCCAATTTTCTGATTCCGCTTGGCATATAGGTTTCTGGCATTAAAGTGGAACTCAGTCTTACACATGAGAACACAGAACAGAAGGCAATGGCAGGGTGACATTACCCAGGCGGCAGGGGGTGACATCTCAGATGCCAGGGGACTCTTAGCAATGGCAGAGCTAGGCTTGACTATGGAGATCAAGGCCACCTCCTTCCTTTACCACACGCTGAGACCCTCTGTCAGGGACTGTGGACAACGGGACTGCTGTGAGAAGAGCAGGTAGCCAGCATCCCAATGGGCCCAGGACTGAGGTAAATGACCCTGCTTCCTCCTCGGTGACCATCCCCCCCAAATTCTAGCTGGACTCAAAGAAGGCAGAGGacggcacctggctggctcagccggtagagcacgtgactcttagGGTGtgctcaagccccacactgggcatggagcctacttaaaaaaatttttaaatgtattggggcgcttgggtgcctcagtcggttaagtgactcttgatctcagctcaggtcttgatctctgtgttgtaagttcaagccctgtgtcaggctccacactgggctggagcctacttaataataaaataaaataaaaaaggaaaagggaggggaaaaaatctgGAATCCAAATTGGTGGGAATGGAGGATCCAATTTTAGGAAGACAGTGTTGGGGAACTTCAGAGGAACTATCTCTCAGATTGGCTTTATTTATCTTCATCATCCTCTAAACCATATCTCTTTGCTAAGGACTCTGCGAAGGACTAAAGTAGACAAGAGCAAACTGTAACCACCAGTGGAGGCCAGAGGCAAAGCACACAGGGCCTCTTCACGTATGGCTAGAAGACCACGAGGCACCAAGAGGCAGTAACATCCTACTATCGGAAAACAGGGTCTCACCAGTCCCCACTAGGTGGGcaggaggttggggagggaggccAGAATGCTTGTTGGCTCActgaattgtaaaataaaatttgcagcTGGACCTGCCCTAAGCTATGAGTTACATCAGTCAACACGTCAGAATTCATACCCCAAATGTATAGACTAGGAacggggaagggggggggggggaaccaacAAAGTTTTGGAGTAGTCTTCCCAGTGCTAGAAACACAGATTCCCTGAATAACCTGTCATCACTTAGCTAAAAATTAGAAGTTACTGAGAGGAGATGATAGCCATTAGGGTTTGGGAAGAATTTTAGTGTCTTGCTGGCAGAGAACTGGAGGCTTGCCGGCCAGAACAAATCAACTGCTTCACAAGCAGCTTCTGTAAAGAAAGCCAAAGGAGGGCTGGTGACTGCAGGCTGGCAGGGGCTCTGTGCTGCTACTCGCTgggaagggcagggtgggggatcAACATCAAACGAGGCAGCCTACCATTAGGGCTTTCAGGCCTTAAGATGCCCCCAGGAAAAGGTGAGGAACAAAGCAAACCTACTAGTTACAGCTTATTTAAATTTCTACACAAGTTCCACGCCAGCCGTGGTTCCTTAGGAGCTTCTGAATGTGAAAAGGTTTAACCTCTATCCTTTATCTTGATACCAAAGAAGGAGAAACGGTGGACCGATTTGGGGGGGATAAACGTATGCTATTTTTCAGTTAGCAGAAAACACCTTCATGCCTGGAAAAAACCCGAAGGCTGTTCTTTAGAGGTACCCTGAGATTCAAATACTAATTGGCAGTTCACTGGCCTCAATATAGGGGAGCGAAGGAAGAAATCATCAAGTCTCCTAAAGGTCAAGTGCTAAGAGCAGACTTCCCTCAGGAGTCAGACAAGTCCAGGTCATCTTTATCATTGAAACAGCATTTCAGCATCCAAATCAAGAATACACAGGGAAAACTCTTGAGGTTTGTACCACAGCTAAATTTTGGCCAAATTAACTCCAAACTTAAGAACATGACTTTACACACAACAAGAAATGACTTTAAGGAACTTGCTATTCCTAGGCAGACGGTCCTCTTTCCAGATAAAAGATGTTCCAGAAAGTCTGAAATAAATTCTTTCAGAAGGACAGTAAGGGACACCTGAAACATGTCCTCCCAAACCCCTAAGGTACCAAGGAAAGACAACTGGAGCGATTAGCTTTAGAACAGCCATTTCTATATTGTGTTAACTGGCTTAGAAGATAAACACGTAAGAAAAAGTCATTCATTTGTGAAGTGACTTCTTATGAGAAAATACAATTCAGAAACAGGACTGAAAATATGACAACCCACACTCTACCGTCTTGATAATTATTACCATGACTTCTGAGTTACTATTTCCATTCAGGTCATTCTGTGTAAATCCTTCAAATTCTTCGGTCTCTGAGTCAGTGTCCTCTATAAAAATTCTTCTTAGCTCTTCCGTGAAGTATTTGGAATGGAAACGTACATCTtgctaaattaaaaacacaaaatatcataaagaaagaacaacagagGTGACCGGGGGCTAAGGGGACTAAGAGTTGTTTAATGGGGAGTTTCTACACTTAAAAGATAGTAAAATGATAAGTTTTCTGCtacgtatattttaccacaataaccaaacacacacacataaatgcatCTTTCTATATATCACAGAAACAGAACTGAACAATTTGAAAGCATCAAACAACTGCACCATTTCTAGAAGTCAGCAGAGCCACAGGCTCAGCTGCTTTTGTGATTGGTGCACACCGATGGAATTCAGTTCCTCCTGCCAGGGCTGGCCATCAGGAAGGTCTGCTCTCACACACAAGCGAACACACACGGGAAGGAGCCAGGAGGAGAAACCCTGGCTCCCTGCCACAGGCTGGCCCTCCTTCCTAGCAGCTACCCAAAGCCGTCTCCTCCAAGTCCGTGAGCATACCTCCCGCCTCCCTCCCAGACACAGCAAGTTTCTGTGCAGGAAAGGGCCAGAGTccttcccaccccttcctgccCACTGCTGAGGAGGGTGCCTCCCATGGCAGGGGTGGACAGGAGCAccaacccccccctcccccagcctccaggagAGCC
This region includes:
- the CDCA7L gene encoding cell division cycle-associated 7-like protein isoform X1, coding for MELASRSQIPKEVADIFNAPSDDEEFVGFRDDVPMETLSSEESCDSFDSLESGKQQDVRFHSKYFTEELRRIFIEDTDSETEEFEGFTQNDLNGNSNSEVMLVESDLSDAGEASSVSEEEEDEGGKATPRRSRPRRSSIGLRVAFQFPTKKLAKKSDDSSSEPLFSSTRLQDSKKAILGRKRSCRQGKEREDSVSESEDDSRDEGQEGSDALLKRTMNIKENKAMLAQLLAELNSMPDFFPVRTPNSASKKRTARRAFSEGQITRRTNPTRSARPPEKFALENFTVSAAKFAEEFYGFRRRKTISGGKCQGYRRRHRISSFRPVEDITEEDLENVAITVRDKIYDKVLGNTCHQCRQKTIDTKTVCRNQSCGGVRGQFCGPCLRNRYGEDVRSALLDPGWMCPPCRGICNCSYCRKRDGRCATGILIHLAKFYGYDNVKEYLESLQKQLVEDN
- the CDCA7L gene encoding cell division cycle-associated 7-like protein isoform X2, translating into MELASRSQIPKEVADIFNAPSDDEEFVGFRDDVPMETLSSEESCDSFDSLESGKQQDVRFHSKYFTEELRRIFIEDTDSETEEFEGFTQNDLNGNSNSEVMLVESDLSDAGEASSVSEEEEDEGGKATPRRSRPRRSSIGLRVAFQFPTKKLAKKSDDSSSEPLFSSTRLQDSKKAILGRKRSCRQGKEREDSVSESEDDSRDEGQEGSDALLKRTMNIKENKAMLAQLLAELNSMPDFFPVRTPNSASKRTARRAFSEGQITRRTNPTRSARPPEKFALENFTVSAAKFAEEFYGFRRRKTISGGKCQGYRRRHRISSFRPVEDITEEDLENVAITVRDKIYDKVLGNTCHQCRQKTIDTKTVCRNQSCGGVRGQFCGPCLRNRYGEDVRSALLDPGWMCPPCRGICNCSYCRKRDGRCATGILIHLAKFYGYDNVKEYLESLQKQLVEDN